A DNA window from Rhizobium sp. NXC14 contains the following coding sequences:
- a CDS encoding TetR family transcriptional regulator, which yields MPRRRTLSDEQLLAMVLALIHAEGPDAATFAAVAKASGLSGSTLVQRFATKAAMLRAALLYAWDRLDAETERLAGSVAKTPEGAVALLVGLSQDYGDDAAAYGEGLLVLREDFRDPVLRARGAAWGTTLTAAIAQCFGSAKAPETIARLMLSQWQGSLTWWGFGAGGPVDAYVETELRRFLSAVEL from the coding sequence ATGCCGCGCCGCCGCACCCTTTCCGACGAACAACTTCTCGCCATGGTGCTGGCCCTGATCCATGCCGAAGGGCCGGATGCAGCAACGTTTGCTGCGGTGGCGAAGGCGAGCGGCCTTTCCGGTTCAACACTGGTTCAGCGTTTCGCGACAAAGGCGGCGATGTTGCGCGCCGCGCTACTGTACGCCTGGGACCGGCTGGATGCGGAAACAGAGCGGCTTGCCGGCAGCGTGGCGAAAACGCCGGAGGGCGCCGTCGCGCTGCTCGTCGGCCTGTCGCAGGATTACGGCGACGATGCCGCCGCTTATGGCGAGGGATTGCTGGTCCTGCGCGAGGATTTTCGCGATCCGGTGCTGCGCGCCCGAGGTGCGGCCTGGGGAACGACGCTGACGGCGGCGATCGCACAATGTTTCGGCTCGGCGAAGGCGCCGGAAACGATTGCCCGACTGATGCTGTCACAATGGCAGGGATCGCTCACCTGGTGGGGCTTTGGCGCAGGCGGCCCGGTGGACGCCTATGTGGAGACGGAATTGCGGCGCTTCCTGTCAGCAGTGGAATTATGA
- a CDS encoding DUF1254 domain-containing protein encodes MVRIFFAVLTGLFGAALLHLVIILSLPHFTRRDAATRVAAEGDLNNFYLLGEQYDEAGLANGDPFLRTAVCSFDVEDAPVHFTAKGNVPFWSIAIYDSASNEVFSMNDRTSVGGALDVLAGGPIQLTDLRKNLPRELDQAILVEMARPDGYAVLRTLAPQASFDEAARNFLTEAGCEQFTPGN; translated from the coding sequence ATGGTTAGGATCTTCTTCGCCGTCCTGACCGGGCTTTTCGGTGCGGCGCTGCTGCATCTCGTCATCATCCTGTCCCTGCCGCATTTCACCCGCAGGGATGCGGCGACTCGTGTGGCGGCAGAGGGCGATCTCAACAATTTCTATCTCCTCGGCGAGCAGTACGACGAGGCTGGGCTTGCCAATGGCGACCCCTTCCTGCGGACCGCCGTCTGCTCCTTCGATGTCGAGGATGCGCCGGTGCATTTCACCGCCAAGGGCAATGTGCCCTTCTGGTCGATCGCCATCTACGACAGCGCCTCCAACGAGGTGTTCAGCATGAACGACCGGACATCGGTCGGCGGGGCGCTCGACGTCCTGGCGGGCGGGCCGATCCAGTTGACGGACTTGCGCAAGAACCTGCCGAGGGAACTGGACCAAGCGATCCTGGTGGAAATGGCGCGGCCGGACGGTTATGCCGTGCTACGGACGTTGGCACCGCAGGCAAGCTTCGACGAAGCAGCGCGCAACTTCCTGACGGAAGCGGGCTGCGAGCAATTCACCCCCGGCAATTAA
- a CDS encoding transglycosylase domain-containing protein — MQDPDNPEKGPEKEADKRTGDTVGRRPTRSRHILLRIDSWIDSTVWNAGFRAAEIWEDTTIFFRRFRVRGWKRIVFELAGEGLTLGAAGAVLMLVLAQPAFEATKEDWRNRGDFAVTFTDRYGNVIGHRGVIHQNSVPIDELPDSLIKSVLATEDRRFFDHFGIDVVGLFRAMVTNAQAGEVVQGGSTLTQQLAKNLFLSNERSLDRKITEAFLALWLEANLSKKEILSTYLDRAYMGGGTFGAAAAAQFYFGKNITDVNLAESAMLAGLFKAPAKYAPHVNLPAARARANEVLTNLVQSGLMTEGQVIAARRNPATVVDRNEVESPDFFLDWAFDEVQRLSPRFHQHSLIVRTTIDMGIQKAAEDAVETSLREYGEAYHAKQGAMVMIENGGAVRAMVGGRDYGESQFNRATKALRQPGSSFKVYTYALAMESGMTPQTTIVDAPISWGNWSPHNYANRYVGRITLETAIAQSINTVPVRLAKEKLGIQPIRAMAKNLGVETPIRDDVTIPIGTSEVTVLDQATAYATFPAGGYQSRRHGITQILDYEGDVLYDFDRDEPAPKRVLSEQADAYMNQMLSRVPYVGTARKAALDNGILTAGKTGTTQGYRDAWFVGFTGNYTCAVWFGNDDYTSTNNMTGGSLPAMTFKRAMDYAHQGVTLRPIPGVENPPPSEKDLAKTAAAKPQDGLPQLIRPRMLSVQSTNILKKLGEKLKAAAPPTPQKVASAD; from the coding sequence GTGCAGGATCCGGACAACCCTGAAAAAGGGCCTGAAAAGGAAGCAGACAAGCGAACCGGTGACACGGTGGGCAGGCGGCCGACCAGGAGCCGCCACATTCTGCTGCGCATCGATTCGTGGATCGATTCGACCGTCTGGAACGCCGGCTTCCGCGCCGCGGAGATCTGGGAAGACACCACCATCTTCTTCCGCCGCTTCCGCGTGCGCGGCTGGAAACGCATTGTCTTCGAGCTCGCCGGCGAAGGGCTGACCCTCGGGGCGGCCGGCGCGGTGCTGATGCTGGTGCTTGCCCAGCCGGCCTTCGAGGCGACCAAGGAGGACTGGCGCAATCGCGGCGATTTCGCCGTCACTTTCACCGACCGCTACGGCAACGTCATCGGCCATCGCGGCGTCATCCACCAGAATTCCGTACCGATCGACGAGCTGCCGGATTCCCTGATCAAATCCGTTCTTGCCACCGAAGACCGGCGCTTCTTCGACCATTTCGGCATCGACGTCGTCGGCCTCTTCCGCGCGATGGTGACCAACGCCCAGGCCGGCGAAGTCGTGCAGGGCGGCTCGACGCTGACCCAGCAGCTCGCCAAGAACCTCTTCCTTTCCAACGAGCGCTCGCTCGACCGCAAGATCACCGAAGCGTTCCTGGCCCTTTGGCTCGAGGCAAACCTTTCCAAGAAGGAAATCCTCTCCACCTATCTCGATCGCGCCTATATGGGCGGCGGCACCTTTGGCGCTGCTGCGGCGGCGCAGTTCTATTTCGGCAAGAATATCACCGATGTGAACCTTGCCGAGTCGGCGATGCTGGCCGGCCTGTTCAAGGCGCCGGCCAAATATGCGCCGCACGTGAACCTGCCGGCGGCGCGTGCGCGTGCCAACGAAGTGCTGACCAATCTCGTGCAGAGCGGTCTGATGACCGAAGGTCAGGTGATCGCCGCCAGGCGCAATCCGGCGACCGTCGTCGATCGCAACGAGGTGGAATCGCCGGATTTCTTCCTCGACTGGGCTTTCGACGAAGTGCAGCGGCTTTCACCGCGCTTCCACCAGCACTCGCTGATCGTGCGCACGACGATCGACATGGGCATCCAGAAGGCGGCCGAAGATGCGGTCGAGACGTCGCTGCGCGAATATGGCGAGGCTTATCACGCCAAGCAAGGCGCCATGGTGATGATCGAGAACGGCGGCGCCGTACGCGCCATGGTCGGCGGGCGGGATTACGGTGAGAGCCAGTTCAACCGCGCCACCAAGGCGCTGCGTCAGCCCGGCTCCTCGTTCAAGGTCTATACCTACGCGCTGGCGATGGAGAGCGGAATGACGCCGCAGACGACGATCGTCGACGCGCCGATTTCCTGGGGCAATTGGAGCCCGCATAATTACGCCAACCGCTATGTCGGCCGCATCACGCTCGAGACGGCGATCGCCCAGTCGATCAATACCGTGCCGGTGCGGCTTGCCAAGGAAAAGCTCGGCATCCAGCCGATCCGGGCGATGGCGAAAAACCTCGGCGTCGAAACGCCGATCCGCGACGACGTCACAATCCCTATCGGGACATCGGAGGTGACGGTGCTGGATCAGGCGACAGCCTATGCCACGTTCCCGGCCGGCGGTTATCAATCGCGCCGCCACGGCATTACCCAGATCCTCGATTACGAAGGCGATGTGCTCTACGACTTTGATCGTGACGAGCCGGCGCCGAAACGCGTGCTGTCCGAGCAGGCCGATGCCTACATGAACCAGATGCTGTCGCGGGTCCCCTATGTCGGCACGGCACGAAAGGCGGCACTCGACAACGGCATCCTGACAGCCGGCAAAACCGGCACGACCCAAGGCTATCGCGATGCCTGGTTCGTCGGCTTCACCGGCAATTACACCTGCGCCGTCTGGTTCGGCAATGACGACTATACCTCGACCAACAACATGACGGGCGGCTCACTGCCTGCGATGACCTTCAAGCGCGCCATGGACTACGCCCACCAGGGTGTGACGTTGCGCCCCATCCCCGGCGTCGAAAACCCCCCGCCCTCGGAAAAGGATCTCGCCAAGACCGCGGCCGCCAAGCCGCAGGACGGATTGCCGCAGCTCATCCGGCCGCGCATGCTCTCGGTGCAATCGACAAACATTCTCAAGAAGCTCGGAGAGAAGTTGAAGGCCGCCGCGCCGCCGACGCCGCAGAAGGTGGCGAGTGCGGATTAG
- a CDS encoding PLP-dependent aminotransferase family protein codes for MKDWHPDLSRSSSPRYMAIADLIEMDLRSGHLVAGDRLPPQRELAKRLNVDFTTVARGYVEAQKRGLVDSHVGRGTFVTGAAVRQHQDLGADYAPDPRRASVVDFSMNLPPEPDDLELIARMREGMSAVAASLIPLLRYQGFGGSVMDKEAAAAWLGRRGLTPSQERFFVTPGAHPALLAIFGLLAKPGETVLSEIITYPGMRSIAAQLRLNLAGLPMDGDGIRPDALAAACERLKPKALYLNPTLQNPTTLTIPAGRREEIAAVARKYHLPIVEDDAYGFILQEGPAPIAAMAPDLTWHIGGLAKCLGAGLRIAYVVAPDTRAVWPFVSAMRANNVMASPLNMALATRWIEDGTADAILRFIRAEAGARQQMVAAVLPAGSYRADPISFNIWLPLANGWTRSTFGSHMHSAGIGVVASDAFTVEGAAPEAVRVCLGGPIARQKLQGALEFMAHALEGPPEMAASFF; via the coding sequence ATGAAGGACTGGCATCCCGATCTCAGCCGCAGCAGCAGCCCGCGCTACATGGCGATCGCCGATCTGATCGAAATGGATCTGCGCAGCGGTCACTTGGTAGCAGGTGACCGGCTGCCGCCGCAGCGCGAACTCGCCAAACGGCTGAACGTCGATTTCACCACGGTGGCGAGAGGATATGTCGAGGCGCAGAAGCGCGGCCTCGTTGATTCCCATGTCGGTCGAGGCACTTTCGTCACAGGCGCTGCCGTCAGGCAGCACCAGGACTTAGGCGCCGATTACGCGCCCGATCCCCGCCGTGCGTCGGTTGTCGACTTCTCGATGAACCTACCGCCGGAACCGGACGATCTGGAGTTGATCGCCCGCATGCGTGAAGGCATGTCGGCGGTAGCCGCGAGTCTGATCCCGCTTTTGCGTTATCAAGGCTTCGGCGGCTCGGTCATGGACAAGGAGGCCGCCGCCGCCTGGCTCGGCCGCCGCGGTCTGACGCCCTCGCAGGAGCGGTTCTTCGTCACGCCGGGCGCCCATCCGGCTCTCCTGGCGATCTTCGGCCTGCTGGCCAAGCCCGGCGAGACCGTACTTTCGGAAATCATCACCTATCCCGGGATGCGCTCGATCGCAGCCCAGTTGCGGCTCAATCTTGCCGGCCTTCCGATGGACGGGGATGGAATCCGGCCGGATGCTTTGGCCGCGGCCTGCGAGCGGTTGAAGCCGAAGGCGCTCTATCTCAATCCGACGCTGCAGAACCCGACGACGCTGACGATTCCCGCCGGCCGCCGTGAGGAAATCGCAGCCGTCGCCCGCAAATATCACCTGCCGATCGTCGAGGACGATGCCTACGGCTTCATTCTGCAAGAAGGGCCTGCGCCGATTGCGGCGATGGCGCCCGATCTGACCTGGCATATTGGCGGCCTGGCGAAATGCCTCGGCGCGGGCCTGCGCATTGCCTATGTCGTGGCGCCCGACACCAGGGCGGTGTGGCCCTTCGTCAGCGCCATGCGCGCAAACAATGTCATGGCCTCGCCGTTGAATATGGCACTCGCCACCCGCTGGATCGAGGATGGCACGGCCGATGCGATCCTCCGCTTCATTCGCGCAGAGGCGGGCGCCCGCCAGCAGATGGTCGCCGCCGTTCTGCCCGCCGGCAGCTACCGCGCCGATCCGATCAGCTTCAATATCTGGCTGCCTCTGGCCAACGGCTGGACCCGTTCCACCTTCGGCAGCCATATGCATTCCGCTGGCATCGGCGTGGTGGCAAGCGATGCCTTCACGGTCGAGGGTGCCGCGCCTGAGGCTGTCCGGGTCTGCCTCGGCGGCCCGATTGCACGCCAGAAATTGCAAGGCGCATTGGAGTTCATGGCCCATGCGCTGGAAGGACCGCCGGAGATGGCGGCTTCGTTCTTTTGA
- a CDS encoding DUF1491 family protein, translating to MRLRADIFVSSLLRRVFASGDFAAVEKKGAEEAGAIFIRQHFRDGLETLYAPAPQTAFGEDEIRDRLFEVRLARSEPEAVRAILDRERRFDPDLWIVELEAEELGDMIPLAGDR from the coding sequence ATGAGATTACGCGCCGACATCTTCGTATCTTCCCTTCTGCGCCGCGTCTTCGCGAGTGGTGATTTCGCGGCTGTGGAGAAGAAGGGCGCGGAGGAGGCGGGCGCGATCTTCATCCGCCAGCACTTCCGCGACGGCCTGGAGACCCTCTATGCGCCGGCGCCGCAGACCGCCTTCGGCGAAGACGAGATCCGAGACCGGTTGTTCGAAGTCCGTCTCGCGCGAAGCGAGCCGGAAGCGGTGCGGGCGATACTGGATCGCGAACGCCGCTTCGACCCAGATCTCTGGATCGTCGAGCTGGAGGCGGAGGAATTGGGGGACATGATCCCCTTGGCGGGGGATCGCTGA
- a CDS encoding SDR family oxidoreductase, which yields MTADLQGKVALVAGATRGAGRGIAVELGAAGATVYVTGRTTRAGQSEYMRPETIEETAELVTSAGGKGIAVQVDHLVPHEVEALVARIRTEVGRLDILVNDIWGCEKLFEWDKAVWEHSLDKGLRMLRLGIETHLITAHYALALMIERPGGLLVEVTDGTAEYNATHYRLSPFYDLVKTGVTRMAWAHAQDLAKYGATAVSITPGWLRSEMMLEAYGVGEENWRDATKVQPHFAISETPRFIGRAVTALSADPDRARWNGQSLSSGGLAKAYGFDDIDGSRPDCWRYLVEVQEPGKPADVTDYR from the coding sequence GTGACAGCGGATTTGCAGGGGAAAGTGGCCTTGGTGGCGGGCGCGACGCGTGGCGCCGGCCGAGGCATTGCGGTGGAACTCGGCGCTGCCGGCGCCACCGTCTATGTGACGGGTCGCACAACACGCGCCGGGCAATCCGAATATATGCGGCCGGAAACTATCGAGGAGACGGCCGAGCTGGTGACGTCGGCTGGCGGCAAGGGCATTGCCGTGCAGGTGGATCATCTCGTTCCGCATGAGGTCGAGGCGCTCGTCGCGCGCATCCGGACGGAAGTCGGCCGGCTCGACATCCTCGTCAATGACATCTGGGGCTGTGAAAAGCTGTTTGAATGGGACAAGGCGGTCTGGGAGCATTCGCTGGACAAGGGCCTGCGCATGCTGCGGCTCGGCATTGAGACGCATTTGATCACCGCCCATTACGCGCTGGCGCTGATGATCGAGCGGCCGGGCGGGCTGCTGGTGGAGGTAACCGACGGCACGGCAGAATACAATGCCACGCATTACCGGCTCTCGCCCTTCTACGACCTCGTCAAGACGGGCGTCACCCGCATGGCCTGGGCGCATGCGCAGGACTTGGCCAAATACGGCGCCACCGCCGTTTCGATCACGCCTGGCTGGCTGCGCTCCGAAATGATGCTGGAGGCCTATGGTGTGGGCGAGGAGAATTGGCGCGACGCGACCAAGGTGCAGCCGCATTTCGCCATTTCCGAAACTCCGCGCTTCATCGGCCGTGCGGTCACGGCGCTGTCAGCCGATCCCGACCGCGCCCGCTGGAACGGCCAGTCGCTGTCGAGCGGCGGGTTGGCCAAGGCCTATGGTTTCGACGACATCGACGGTTCGCGGCCGGATTGCTGGCGCTATCTGGTGGAAGTGCAGGAGCCGGGCAAACCGGCTGACGTGACCGATTACCGGTGA
- a CDS encoding DUF2336 domain-containing protein — protein MRDRFRDLEGPLAVRKKDVVLMATVSSFESLSRPTRSELRQFAELFTPLFQASSEQAKRQAVAALSQCETMPAAVALFIGNQPIEIAAPFLIASKAIADDTLITIARMQGAAHVKAIVSRDSLSPKVIDALVALRQTQPRAAAASAPITEPVTVPLSPVQVESNEAEALEEQRVANEEALRGRILDLASHLGRDDKDRLGLRTLTDVQEALLVRFARSHEATHFATALADALSASRWLAERIMLDLSGQQLGTTLTSLGMGFLDAVFVLERFYPHLAEQQHNVTRGWMVLDALDPEECHERVEAWRRADRYTYKAEAPDSDTSRRTETHRFIRQAPVQRDMRALGRRSR, from the coding sequence GTGCGTGACCGGTTTCGAGACCTGGAGGGCCCATTGGCCGTCAGGAAAAAGGACGTGGTGTTAATGGCGACGGTGAGCAGTTTCGAGAGCCTATCTCGTCCGACACGATCCGAGCTACGCCAATTCGCCGAACTTTTCACACCGCTGTTCCAAGCTTCCTCCGAGCAGGCCAAGCGCCAGGCGGTCGCGGCCCTTTCCCAATGCGAGACCATGCCGGCAGCCGTGGCGCTGTTCATCGGCAATCAGCCGATCGAGATCGCCGCGCCTTTCCTTATCGCCTCGAAGGCGATTGCCGACGACACGCTGATCACCATCGCGCGCATGCAGGGTGCGGCGCATGTCAAGGCGATCGTCAGCCGCGATTCGCTCTCGCCGAAGGTCATCGACGCGCTGGTGGCGTTGCGCCAGACCCAGCCGCGCGCCGCGGCCGCTTCGGCGCCGATCACGGAACCGGTGACCGTCCCGCTTTCGCCGGTTCAGGTGGAGAGCAACGAGGCCGAAGCGCTGGAGGAGCAGCGCGTCGCCAATGAAGAAGCCTTGCGCGGACGCATCCTCGATCTCGCCAGCCATCTCGGCCGCGATGATAAAGACAGGCTCGGCCTGCGCACCCTCACCGACGTTCAGGAGGCGCTGCTGGTGCGCTTCGCCCGGTCGCACGAGGCGACGCATTTCGCCACCGCACTTGCCGATGCGCTTTCCGCCAGCCGCTGGCTTGCCGAACGCATCATGCTCGACCTCTCCGGCCAGCAGCTCGGCACGACGCTGACGAGCCTCGGCATGGGCTTTCTCGACGCCGTCTTCGTGCTGGAACGCTTCTATCCGCATCTTGCCGAACAACAGCACAATGTGACGCGCGGCTGGATGGTGCTCGATGCGCTCGATCCGGAAGAATGCCACGAAAGGGTGGAGGCCTGGCGGCGCGCCGATCGTTACACCTACAAGGCCGAGGCACCCGATTCGGACACATCTCGGAGAACAGAAACCCACCGCTTCATCCGTCAGGCGCCGGTGCAGCGCGATATGCGCGCGCTGGGGCGGCGGTCGCGTTGA
- a CDS encoding DUF1214 domain-containing protein produces MFRFPLFILITLIVAFGGGIMISLYALDATQGFGAIKLGAWEAFPALQTVDADPYAKSHRARAGKLLYGSAEGLTFTASVDDEGGRLNAGCRYRLSGQTPPARLWTLFTADNGGNPAAVKTGLPAALNSWTVLRQPDSSFSIEISAVARPGNWLALPQAGTFRLVLTLFDTPTAGSSGVIDLAMPKLTKTGCGNG; encoded by the coding sequence GTGTTTCGATTCCCCCTTTTCATCCTGATCACGCTAATCGTCGCCTTTGGCGGCGGGATCATGATTTCGCTTTATGCGCTGGATGCGACACAGGGTTTCGGCGCGATCAAGCTCGGCGCCTGGGAGGCCTTTCCGGCGCTGCAGACGGTCGATGCCGATCCCTACGCCAAGTCGCACCGGGCACGCGCCGGCAAGCTGCTCTACGGCAGCGCCGAGGGCCTGACCTTCACGGCGAGCGTCGACGACGAAGGCGGACGGCTGAATGCCGGCTGCCGTTACCGCCTCAGCGGACAGACGCCGCCCGCGCGGCTCTGGACGCTCTTTACCGCCGACAATGGCGGCAATCCGGCGGCGGTGAAGACCGGGCTTCCGGCGGCGCTTAATTCCTGGACGGTGCTGCGCCAGCCCGACAGCAGCTTTTCGATCGAGATCTCCGCCGTCGCTCGGCCGGGCAACTGGCTGGCCTTGCCGCAGGCCGGCACCTTCCGGCTGGTGCTGACGCTGTTCGATACGCCGACCGCCGGCAGCTCCGGTGTAATTGATCTCGCCATGCCGAAACTCACCAAGACCGGGTGCGGCAATGGTTAG
- a CDS encoding VOC family protein, which yields MFDHISIGVKDLERARRFYDAALAPLGYERLSNSDGMIGYGSEQVGLWVMQVARPVVADMQSGLHFCFVAPDEAAVDAFYAAAIASGGTDNGEPGIRPDYGRFYYAAFVIDPDGYRLEAYFHKGEI from the coding sequence ATGTTCGATCATATCTCCATCGGCGTCAAAGATCTCGAAAGAGCCCGCCGCTTCTACGATGCGGCGCTGGCGCCTCTCGGATATGAGCGCCTGTCGAATTCCGACGGCATGATCGGCTACGGTTCCGAACAGGTCGGCCTCTGGGTGATGCAGGTTGCGCGCCCCGTTGTCGCCGACATGCAGTCCGGGCTGCATTTTTGCTTCGTCGCGCCGGACGAGGCCGCGGTCGACGCGTTCTATGCGGCTGCGATCGCCTCCGGCGGCACGGACAACGGCGAACCAGGCATCCGGCCGGATTACGGCCGCTTCTATTATGCCGCCTTCGTCATCGATCCGGACGGCTACCGCCTCGAGGCCTATTTCCACAAAGGCGAAATATAA
- a CDS encoding S1C family serine protease encodes MNIDPILRSVVAVRSTIPEDAFTAETLGTVREGSGVVIRDNGLVLTIGYLITEAEEVWLTTLDGRVVPAHPLAYDQESGFGLVQALGVLNAPAVDFGDAAAAKPGDPVVLADGIGEYVQANIVARQEFAGYWEYLLDEAIFTAPAHPAWGGAALIGADGKLLGIGSLRLQMSQDGEVADINMIVPIDLLPPILDDLLNRGQVNKPPRPWLGAFSAESSGGVVVMSVAEGGPAAEAGLRQGDIISEIRDEEVDGLADFYRKLWSSGPAGAEIPMRILRNGREAWLRIKSADRNSFLKKPQLQ; translated from the coding sequence ATGAATATCGATCCTATCTTGCGGTCAGTCGTGGCCGTCCGTTCCACCATTCCGGAAGATGCCTTCACGGCGGAGACGCTGGGCACCGTCCGCGAGGGCAGCGGCGTGGTCATTCGCGACAATGGGCTGGTGCTGACCATCGGTTATCTTATCACCGAGGCCGAGGAAGTCTGGCTGACGACCCTGGACGGCCGGGTGGTTCCCGCCCATCCGCTTGCCTATGACCAGGAGAGCGGTTTCGGACTGGTGCAGGCGCTCGGCGTCCTGAACGCGCCGGCGGTGGATTTCGGCGATGCGGCCGCGGCCAAGCCCGGCGATCCCGTCGTGCTTGCCGACGGCATCGGCGAATATGTCCAGGCAAACATCGTGGCCCGGCAGGAATTCGCCGGTTATTGGGAATATCTGCTGGATGAGGCGATTTTTACCGCGCCGGCTCATCCCGCATGGGGCGGCGCGGCGCTGATCGGCGCGGACGGCAAGCTTCTCGGCATCGGTTCGCTTCGTCTGCAGATGAGTCAGGACGGCGAGGTGGCCGATATCAACATGATCGTTCCGATCGATCTTTTGCCGCCTATCCTGGACGATCTCTTGAACCGCGGCCAGGTCAACAAGCCGCCGCGGCCCTGGCTCGGCGCATTCTCCGCCGAAAGCAGTGGCGGCGTGGTGGTGATGAGCGTCGCCGAAGGCGGCCCGGCCGCCGAGGCCGGCCTGCGTCAGGGCGATATCATTTCGGAAATCCGCGACGAAGAGGTCGATGGCCTAGCCGATTTCTACCGCAAGCTCTGGAGCAGCGGCCCAGCCGGCGCCGAGATTCCGATGCGGATTCTGCGCAACGGACGGGAGGCCTGGCTGCGGATCAAATCCGCCGACCGCAACAGCTTCCTGAAAAAGCCGCAGCTGCAGTAG
- a CDS encoding DUF983 domain-containing protein: protein MDTEYPPLPPMQTGIRGRCPRCGQGHMFKGFLTLQPQCEACGLDYSFADPADGPAFFVICFACIPSVLLGVWLEVAFSAPIWAHLLVTGPFMLATCIPPLRPLKGWLVASQYFYKAEEGKLA from the coding sequence ATGGACACGGAATATCCCCCGCTTCCTCCGATGCAGACCGGCATCAGGGGACGCTGCCCGCGCTGTGGGCAGGGTCATATGTTCAAGGGCTTCCTGACGCTGCAGCCGCAGTGCGAAGCCTGCGGCCTCGATTATTCTTTCGCCGATCCGGCTGACGGCCCGGCCTTCTTCGTCATCTGCTTCGCCTGCATCCCGAGCGTGTTGCTCGGCGTCTGGCTGGAGGTGGCTTTCTCGGCGCCGATCTGGGCGCATCTTCTCGTCACCGGTCCCTTCATGCTCGCCACCTGCATTCCGCCGCTCAGGCCACTGAAAGGCTGGCTGGTCGCCAGCCAGTATTTCTATAAGGCGGAAGAGGGCAAGCTGGCCTGA
- a CDS encoding YcgN family cysteine cluster protein, with product MDDLPFWKKKTLAEMTAAEWESLCDGCGLCCLNKLEEWDSGDIYFTSVSCKLLDGHSCRCSSYENRWDFVPDCVQLTRENVPEIAWLPPTCGYRLINEGRDLYWWHPLVSGDPETVHAAGISARGRTINENEIDVDDLEDYVVDWPLTVGAEKDEEEA from the coding sequence ATGGACGATCTGCCCTTCTGGAAGAAGAAGACGCTTGCCGAAATGACCGCCGCCGAATGGGAAAGCCTCTGCGACGGCTGCGGCCTCTGCTGTCTCAACAAGCTCGAGGAATGGGATAGCGGCGATATCTATTTCACCTCGGTCAGCTGCAAACTGCTGGACGGCCACAGCTGCCGCTGCTCCAGCTATGAGAACCGCTGGGATTTCGTGCCGGACTGCGTGCAGCTGACCAGGGAGAACGTGCCCGAGATCGCCTGGCTGCCGCCGACCTGCGGCTACCGGCTGATTAATGAGGGCCGCGATCTCTACTGGTGGCATCCGCTTGTCTCCGGCGATCCCGAGACCGTCCACGCCGCCGGCATTTCCGCCCGCGGCCGCACGATCAATGAAAACGAGATCGATGTCGACGATCTCGAGGATTACGTCGTTGACTGGCCGCTGACCGTGGGCGCGGAAAAGGATGAAGAAGAAGCGTGA